The Aulosira sp. FACHB-615 genome has a window encoding:
- a CDS encoding helix-turn-helix transcriptional regulator — protein sequence MTTQNSLAINQPEVGQFIRELRLLAGLTQEQLADKLRVKYSTINRWENGHYKPSPLAMEKIEGMLKDMGTQGQNLLTKYLPN from the coding sequence ATGACTACTCAAAACTCCTTGGCTATTAACCAGCCAGAGGTAGGGCAGTTTATCCGTGAACTGCGGCTTTTGGCTGGATTAACACAAGAACAACTCGCCGATAAATTACGTGTCAAATATAGCACCATAAATCGTTGGGAAAATGGACATTATAAACCCTCACCACTAGCAATGGAGAAGATTGAGGGGATGTTAAAAGATATGGGGACTCAAGGGCAGAATTTGTTGACTAAGTATTTGCCTAATTAG